The following nucleotide sequence is from Cardiocondyla obscurior isolate alpha-2009 linkage group LG10, Cobs3.1, whole genome shotgun sequence.
TGTATCGTTGTAGGTTCTCCCATTACTCCCCTTGCTACTGTATTAAGTAGCGCAGGTCGTTCTGCGGGGAACATTATGTGATCTCTTAGATGTTCGAGATCTTTTTCACTGTAAATTCCGCTGGCTGCAAGTGATCCTGGATTTGTATAATGCCATGTTGGTTTAGTCATAGGCTTTATTGTGGTGGGGGGTAAGGTTCGTTCTGGTGTGGGTATCATTCGATACCATCCGTCATTTAAGAAATACATTGGAGGTATTACTCTATTGCATGAGATTTGAGTTCCGGTTCTGGTTAATATATGAGTTCGTGGTGATAAGAAAtacgtttcattatttttaagtactgGCAATTCGGAATAACATTCTTTTATATGTTGAATTTTTACATCAACAggtgtacattttattatgtgTACAACTTCTCCGGAGATAACAGCCATATATCCAGGCCCTTTCATTATTTGATATGCAAATTCGTCAGGTGAATTTACTGCGATACTTAATGCATTTTTCAATACTTGTTGTTCTAAATTGCAGCGTTGTTTTAGTACGTCTCGATATAATGAATTCATTTGCGAGCGGATATGTTTTTCTacgtatacaaattttgaGTTTACATAAGTAAATATGTCTAAATTTTCGACGGATAATGGTCGCTTTTGTGCAAATGAATCTCCTTTCGTGgtttccaaaattaataatttaggaTGCTCGGTTTTTGTCAAAGTATATCCACATAACGGTTCTTCTCCTGTCTTGGTTAATGCAAATGTTATATCATGCGTAGATAATGAATATACTACTTGCGGTTTTTCGTAGAGTGTATCGAGCATTCGGTTTGCATACccttcatataaaatatcgtagttattaaatttgcaataatcggtcggtaatgTTTGCCAGAATGTATAACCCCCATCGATATCGATGCAATTATTATCTGTATAAGTACATACAGTTCCTGATCTTAGGCGAATCTGATTCGCCTCCAAATTAATAGTAGCTTGATgagtaattaaagtaattgttattatgGCTTGTACAACAACATTGTCCCAGCTTCCGTAAGGGTCCGAATAATAACTGCCGGAACAATGTCCGTCGGTACTTGCAGTTCCTGCAAGCGTAATTGGTCGCATTACCGtttgatttacttttaatccGTAAACGTGATTATATGTTGAGAATGAGAATGATCCTGTTGCGTGCATCTTTTTGCATTGATCGACTGTAGTCTCGAAAATATATTCGGCTTGCCCGTTGGCTACTGTTGAGATATGTGAGTGCATTCCGCAATGGTATACATTtcgatttattgaaattttacacTGTATTACAGGTATTCCCTCGAATTTAGATAATTGCAGCAGTTGTATGTAGGTTCGGTCTACCTGAGGCTGTGTTAACGGTATATTACAGTTTTCAACGTCCAGTAACGATAAGGTTGTGATATTTAAATTCGCCGATCCACAATCATAACCGATTATCCCGTATGtttttttagtaatatatGCTAAGATGACCGTGACAACAATccatttaaatctcgaatccatctgaaaatataattttttttttattctcatccGTTCGGTTTTATATATGATACTCGGAGTCTGTTTGGATGTACtactttcgtatttttcttaattcttattctcacattgtttttatttaagatttctAAAACTTCGTGGGGCCCTGTATATTGATTGCCAAATTTTCCTGGCTTTGGcccttttaataaaaatacatagtCGCCGggtttaaaaattttcggaTTTATCTTCTTGTCGTAatgttttttagatttttcttttgcctcAGTTACATTTCTGAAGGCATTAACTTGCAAATTATGGAGTTGTGTAACTAAACTTATCAAATAATCATCGTAATTGGCTAATTTTTCCTCCGGACCGAGTGGTTCGTCCGTCGGTACTCTGGCTATTTTCCCGAATACTAGTTCGTATGGTGTATGTCTTGTTGCTTCATGTACGCAAGTATTATAGTTGAACATGGCGAGTCCGACCCATTTGTCCCATTCCTTTTGTTCATTGGCGtattgctttaaatattcgccAAGAGCGTGGTGAGACCTCTCTAACGAGCCGTTTGATTGCGGGTGAAATGCTGTGGTTCGGAATTTTcgtattctaaatattttcgccACTTTCTTGATTAATTCACTCACGAAATTCCTTCCTTGATCGGTTAAAATTGCCTTTGGGGCGCCTAATACACAGATAAATCTGTCTACAAATACTTCGGCGATTGTTTCGGATGTCTGATTTTGTAATGGTACGCCCATGCAGAATTTTGTCAGCTGGTCTTGCATGGTCAGAATATATTCATTTCCTCTGTCTGTTCTTGGCAGAGGCCCTACAATGTCCATGGCAATTTTGTCAAAAGATGCTCCTGGTGTGTCAGTTATTAGCATGGGTTGTTTGGTTTTTACcctgactaatttttttaactgacacTGTAGACATTGCTGAATATATAATTGAACTTcctgttttaaattttcccagtagtatttatgtttaattctattatatgttttatttactccGCGATGCCCCCCCGTTGGTGAACAATGCATTTCTCCGATTATTGACGATCGGAGATCTCtgggaggatattttattgctccgttgcaaattattattttcgtaggtgagtttaagaaaattatatgtagcaagtttttaatttcgccCCAAGGTACATTGTTTATTAGATCGGTTTTCGCAATACTAActgtttgcaaatttaattcgtcGGAGATTattcgcaaattttttatgGCTGTAGATATGTATCGCAAAGTTAAAGTTGGTCCTTCCCGGACTCCTTCGCTGATTggtaaaataatgtgataatatttcttgtattttatcGGTTGCGCTTCCCCTAAAgcaag
It contains:
- the LOC139106266 gene encoding uncharacterized protein; the protein is MDSRFKWIVVTVILAYITKKTYGIIGYDCGSANLNITTLSLLDVENCNIPLTQPQVDRTYIQLLQLSKFEGIPVIQCKISINRNVYHCGMHSHISTVANGQAEYIFETTVDQCKKMHATGSFSFSTYNHVYGLKVNQTVMRPITLAGTASTDGHCSGSYYSDPYGSWDNVVVQAIITITLITHQATINLEANQIRLRSGTVCTYTDNNCIDIDGGYTFWQTLPTDYCKFNNYDILYEGYANRMLDTLYEKPQVVYSLSTHDITFALTKTGEEPLCGYTLTKTEHPKLLILETTKGDSFAQKRPLSVENLDIFTYVNSKFVYVEKHIRSQMNSLYRDVLKQRCNLEQQVLKNALSIAVNSPDEFAYQIMKGPGYMAVISGEVVHIIKCTPVDVKIQHIKECYSELPVLKNNETYFLSPRTHILTRTGTQISCNRVIPPMYFLNDGWYRMIPTPERTLPPTTIKPMTKPTWHYTNPGSLAASGIYSEKDLEHLRDHIMFPAERPALLNTVARGVMGEPTTIHGGLISNLMDEASIEKVATSAWNKMWSKFLVFGNISAGMLGIFLCIRGVKLILDTLVHGYALHTVYGWSLYLIGAIWDSLTQLLLHLGEKRQKYEKPSAPKMPEPEIEKQQKNELPPIEEPEMNHEEEQERHYPLLPARENATYSLQLRH